Proteins encoded within one genomic window of Ranitomeya variabilis isolate aRanVar5 chromosome 4, aRanVar5.hap1, whole genome shotgun sequence:
- the LOC143767796 gene encoding C3a anaphylatoxin chemotactic receptor-like, whose product MDAADVNQTLPDITLDDNNQSSYEYNRTGGTYYDFPDYLYVIQKISIVLYIIIFALGTIGNGLVIWIARFRMKRTVSTIWFLHLAIADFLCCASLPLQIAQWTFPPKDSLFIICILSIGLLGLNMNASVLLLTAMSIDRWVSVMWPFWAKVHRTRKLVRITSAIIWVSCLLVVGFVTFSSVFSKYDLTEWCIIDRYTHISLREIRRRIRLIRSVIMFVIPFLIILSTYVTIFFKLRKSKRSQRSQRSSRIITAVILGFFICWFPYYLWPLTALYGGNFIHFHLINTIVTNLACLNSCINPIIYVFMSQDFQQGFFRSIPSRLERALGEHPNDLCRERKDYEHSRTTNG is encoded by the exons ATGGATGCTGCTGATGTAAACCAGACATTGCCTGATATAACTCTTGATGACAACAACCA GTCCTCTTACGAATACAACAGGACAGGTGGCACTTATTATGATTTCCCTGATTACCTGTACGTTATACAGAAGATATCGATTGTTTTATACATCATCATTTTTGCGCTAGGGACAATTGGCAATGGATTAGTTATCTGGATTGCCAGATTCAGGATGAAGAGGACAGTCAGTACTATCTGGTTCCTCCACCTGGCCATCGCGGACTTCCTCTGTTGTGCATCTCTTCCTCTGCAAATTGCACAGTGGACATTCCCTCCTAAAGACTCATTATTTATTATTTGCATTTTGAGTATTGGCCTTCTAGGACTGAACATGAACGCCAGTGTCCTTCTCCTGACGGCCATGAGTATTGACCGCTGGGTATCAGTCATGTGGCCATTCTGGGCTAAAGTTCATAGAACTCGTAAACTGGTGAGAATCACTTCCGCGATTATTTGGGTGTCCTGCTTACTTGTCGTCGGTTTTGTGACTTTCTCATCTGTATTTTCTAAGTATGATTTAACTGAATGgtgtataatagatagatatacgcACATCTCTCTTCGTGAGATAAGAAGGAGAATTCGACTGATCAGGTCAGTTATAATGTTTGTGATCCCTTTTCTCATCATCTTATCCACTTATGTCACTATATTTTTTAAACTTAGAAAAAGTAAGAGATCCCAGAGATCTCAGAGATCCTCCAGGATCATCACCGCTGTTATATTGGGTTTCTTCATCTGCTGGTTTCCATATTACCTCTGGCCACTAACAGCCTTGTATGGTGGAAATTTCATACATTTTCATCTTATAAATACTATTGTTACCAACCTGGCTTGTCTTAACAGTTGCATCAATCCAATCATTTATGTTTTCATGAGCCAAGATTTCCAACAAGGTTTCTTCAGATCCATCCCCTCAAGACTCGAAAGAGCCTTAGGTGAACATCCTAATGATTTATGTAGGGAACGAAAGGATTATGAACATTCTCGCACTACAAATGGTTAA